In Kwoniella shandongensis chromosome 10, complete sequence, one genomic interval encodes:
- a CDS encoding diphthine synthase, producing MFYVIGLGLSDEKDITVKGLEAVKRCERVYLESYTSILMVEKEKLEAFYGRQVITATRELVELEADEILRDADKVDVAFLVVGDPLGATTHSDLLLRATSLSIPTSVIHNASILTALGSTGLQMYSFGQTLSLVFFTETWRPDSWYDRLEENLKVGMHTLVLLDIKVREQSEENMAR from the exons ATGTTCTACGTGATCGGACTAGGTCTCagcgatgagaaggatatcacCGTCAAGGGGTTAGAG GCCGTGAAGCGATGCGAGCGAGTGTACCTCGAGTCATACACCTCCATTctgatggtggagaaggagaagctt GAAGCATTCTACGGCCGACAAGTCATCACGGCCACCCGAGagcttgtcgagctcgaagcCGATGAGATTCTCCGAGATGCGGACAAGGTCGATGTGGCCTTTTTGGTCGTTGGTGACCCGTTAGG GGCCACGACCCActccgatctcctcctccgcgcGACATCCCTCTCCATTCCAACCTCTGTCATTCACAACGCTTCCATCCTCACCGCCCTCGGCTCCACCGGTCTCCAGATGTACTCCTTCGGTCAAACGCTGTCCCTCGTGTTCTTCACCGAGACTTGGAGACCGGACAGCTGGTATGACAGACTGGAGGAGAACCTCAAGGTCGGCATGCACACGTTGGTGTTGCTGGACATCAAAGTGCGAGAGCAAAGCGAGGAGAACATGGCTAGGTGA